A DNA window from Brassica napus cultivar Da-Ae chromosome C1, Da-Ae, whole genome shotgun sequence contains the following coding sequences:
- the LOC106434331 gene encoding 3-oxoacyl-[acyl-carrier-protein] reductase FabG gives MMRNVGSSSSGSKGIAAVVGVGPKLGRSVARKFAHEGYTVAILARDLGRLSRVAEEIAREEKAQVFAIRIDCADPRSVREAFEGVLSLGFVEVLVYNAYHSSSSYTSHHPTSFTHIPFQSFHTSLSVSVFAAFLCAQQVIPGMMEKGKGTILFTGCSASLNGVAGFSELCCGKFALRALSQCLAREYQAFGIHVAHVIIDGVVGPPRETNIPQRGMVAEQSYNFRSEDGEGEGESSGVMGMDPDVLAQTYWSLHVQDRRAWTQELDIRPSNTRF, from the exons ATGATGAGAAACGTAGGAAGTTCGAGCTCCGGCAGCAAAGGCATAGCGGCGGTGGTCGGCGTAGGTCCAAAGCTAGGCCGTTCAGTCGCTCGAAAGTTCGCACATGAAGGCTACACCGTCGCCATTCTCGCCCGCGATCTAG GCAGGTTATCTCGAGTGGCTGAAGAGATAGCGAGAGAAGAGAAAGCGCAAGTGTTTGCTATAAGAATTGATTGTGCTGATCCAAGAAGCGTAAGAGAAGCTTTCGAAGGAGTGTTGTCGTTAGGGTTTGTTGAGGTTTTGGTGTACAATGCTTATCACTCGTCTTCTTCTTACACAAGTCACCATCCCACTTCATTCACCCACATTCCTTTCCAATCTTTTCATACTTCTCTTTCTGTCTCTGTCTTCGCTGCATTCCTTTGCGCCCAACAG gtTATTCCCGGGATGATGGAGAAAGGGAAAGGAACTATACTCTTCACCGGTTGCTCGGCGTCATTGAATGGCGTTGCTGGTTTCTCCGAGCTAT GCTGTGGGAAATTTGCGTTGAGGGCACTTTCTCAATGCTTAGCAAGAGAATATCAAGCTTTTGGAATTCATGTGGCTCATGTTATCATCGACGGTGTGGTTGGACCTCCAAG AGAAACAAACATCCCACAGAGAGGAATGGTCGCAGAGCAATCATACAACTTTAGAAGCGaagatggagaaggagaaggcgaAAGCTCCGGAGTGATGGGAATGGATCCTGATGTATTGGCTCAAACATACTGGAGCCTTCACGTTCAAGATCGGAGAGCTTGGACTCAAGAACTCGATATCCGACCATCAAACACAAGGTTCTAG
- the LOC106434333 gene encoding glutamic acid-rich protein, with translation MADEKEIIDICSSDEEDEENDINGETSEEDEGEEDDDDDEEEDDDRSLSGDDSEWSEDDSTDSNSDFDDDEDEDDDEDDEEDDEDSLVDKVTRLLKGLSI, from the exons ATGGCGGATGAGAAGGAGATCATCGATATTTGTAGCTCCGATGAGGAAGACGAAGAAAACGATATAAATGGCGAGACCAGTGAAGAAGACGagggagaagaagatgatgatgatgatgaagaagaagatgatgatcgGAGCTTGAG TGGAGATGATAGCGAATGGAGTGAAGATGACTCCACGGATTCAAATTCAGACTTCGATGATGAcgaagatgaagatgacgacgaagatgatgaggaagatgatgaagacTCTCTTGTAGATAAAGTCACTCGCCTGCTCAAGGGTTTAtctatttag
- the LOC106434344 gene encoding CDPK-related kinase 5, which translates to MGLCHSKPPSSDRVPAQNSPLPASESVKPNGDNDGDHSAANNEGKKSPFFPFFSPSPAHSFFSKKTPATSGNSTPKRFFKRPFPPPSPAKHIRAVLARRHGSVKTIPEGGGGESEVGLDKSFGFSKGFSSKYEMGEEVGRGHFGYTCAAKFKKGDAKGQQVAVKVIPKAKMTTAIAIEDVRREVKILRALSGHNNLPHFYDAYEDHDNVYIVMELCEGGELLDRILSRGGKYTEEDAKTVMIQILNVVAFCHLQGVVHRDLKPENFLYTSKEDTSQLKAIDFGLSDYVRPDERLNDIVGSAYYVAPEVLHRSYSTEADIWSVGVIVYILLCGSRPFWARTESGIFRAVLKADPTFDDTPWPLLSSEARDFVKRLLNKDPRRRLTAAQALSHPWIKDLNDAKVPLDILVFKLMRAYLRSSSLRKAALRALSKTLTVDELFYLREQFALLEPSKNGTISLENIKSALMKMATDAMKDSRIPEFLAQLSALQYRRMDFEEFCAAALSVHQLEALDRWEQHARCAYELFEKEGNRPIMIDELASELGLGPSVPVHAVLHDWLRHTDGKLSFLGFVKLLHGVSNRTIKAH; encoded by the exons ATGGGCCTCTGTCATTCGAAACCTCCAAGCTCCGATCGAGTTCCGGCGCAGAATAGTCCTCTTCCAGCGTCAGAATCCGTAAAGCCTAACGGCGACAATGACGGAGATCACTCTGCAGCCAACAATGAGGGGAAGAAATCTCCGTTCTTCCCCTTCTTCAGCCCGAGCCCAGCTCACTCCTTCTTCTCCAAGAAGACTCCGGCGACCAGCGGAAACTCCACGCCGAAGCGATTCTTCAAACGGCCCTTTCCCCCTCCGTCTCCGGCCAAACACATCAGAGCCGTTCTCGCGAGACGCCACGGCTCCGTGAAGACCATCCCGGAAGGCGGCGGCGGCGAATCCGAGGTGGGTTTGGATAAAAGCTTCGGGTTCTCGAAGGGCTTCTCGAGTAAGTacgagatgggtgaggaagtGGGTCGTGGTCATTTCGGGTACACTTGCGCTGCTAAGTTTAAGAAAGGCGATGCCAAAGGACAGCAAGTCGCTGTTAAGGTTATTCCCAAAGCAAAG ATGACTACGGCTATTGCTATTGAAGATGTGAGGAGGGAAGTGAAGATATTGAGAGCTTTGTCTGGTCATAACAACCTTCCTCATTTCTATGATGCCTATGAGGATCATGACAATGTCTATATTGTGATGGA GCTATGTGAAGGAGGAGAGCTTTTGGATAGAATACTCTCTAG GGGTGGGAAGTACACAGAGGAGGATGCAAAGACTGTTATGATTCAGATATTGAATGTGGTTGCCTTTTGTCATCTCCAAGGTGTTGTCCACCGTGATCTCAAACCCGAG AACTTCCTTTATACCTCAAAAGAAGACACCTCTCAACTCAAGGCAATAGATTTTGGCTTGTCAGATTACGTGAGACCAG ATGAGAGGCTCAACGACATTGTTGGGAGTGCTTACTACGTAGCACCTGAGGTTCTACATAGATCTTACAGCACAGAAGCTGATATTTGGAGTGTTGGTGTGATTGTCTATATTCTGTTATGTGGAAGCCGACCGTTTTGGGCTAGGACAGAGTCAGGAATCTTCCGTGCTGTTCTAAAAGCAGATCCCACTTTCGACGACACTCCTTGGCCTTTGTTATCTTCAGAGGCAAGAGATTTTGTGAAGCGGTTGCTAAACAAAGACCCTCGTAGAAGATTAACAGCTGCTCAGGCCTTGA GTCATCCATGGATAAAGGACTTAAATGACGCCAAGGTTCCATTGGATATTCTTGTTTTCAAACTCATGAGAGCTTATTTAAGATCATCGTCTCTCCGTAAAGCTGCATTAAGG GCTTTGTCAAAAACACTTACGGTTGATGAACTGTTTTATCTGAGGGAGCAGTTTGCTTTGCTAGAACCTAGCAAGAACGGAACAATAAGTCTAGAAAACATCAAATCT GCTCTGATGAAAATGGCAACAGACGCAATGAAGGATTCACGTATACCTGAATTCTTAGCACAA CTGAGTGCTCTTCAATATAGAAGAATGGACTTTGAAGAGTTTTGTGCAGCGGCATTGAGTGTTCATCAGCTAGAAGCTCTTGATAGATGGGAACAACACGCTCGTTGTGCTTATGAGCTTTTCGAGAAGGAAGGAAACAGACCCATCATGATAGATGAACTCGCTTCG GAACTTGGTCTTGGTCCTTCTGTACCGGTCCATGCAGTGCTTCACGACTGGCTTAGACATACCGATGGAAAGCTTAGTTTTCTGGGGTTTGTGAAATTGTTACATGGTGTGTCTAACCGCACTATCAAAGCTCATTAG
- the LOC106434336 gene encoding nuclear envelope-associated protein 2 isoform X1, with protein sequence MCSSSATSLSFFRYYLKSLGARFLLLLMKNTKTPNRFRRNVVSMAAELKQVKDCLVSQEQFFVNKTLSRKEKKTKVKNMEREICKLHKTLEDRNCQLEASSSAATKVLTLTYPFVF encoded by the exons ATGTGTTCCTCTTCTGCGACTTCGCTCTCCTTCTTCCGCTACTATCTCAAGAG TCTTGGTGCTAGATTCCTACTGCTGCTAATGAAAAACACAAAGACTCCAAACCG ATTCAGGCGGAACGTGGTGTCTATGGCGGCTGAGCTGAAGCAAGTGAAAGACTGTTTAGTTTCTCAAGAACAATTCTTTGTTAACAAAACCCTTTCTAGAAAA gaaaaaaagacaaaagttaaaaacatggaAAGAGAGATATGTAAATTGCATAAGACATTGGAAGACAGAAATTGCCAGCTCGAAGCTTCATCATCTGCTGCTACAAAGGTTTTAACTTTGACATACCCTTTTGTCTTTTGA
- the LOC106434336 gene encoding nuclear envelope-associated protein 2 isoform X2, producing MCSSSATSLSFFRYYLKRFRRNVVSMAAELKQVKDCLVSQEQFFVNKTLSRKEKKTKVKNMEREICKLHKTLEDRNCQLEASSSAATKVLTLTYPFVF from the exons ATGTGTTCCTCTTCTGCGACTTCGCTCTCCTTCTTCCGCTACTATCTCAAGAG ATTCAGGCGGAACGTGGTGTCTATGGCGGCTGAGCTGAAGCAAGTGAAAGACTGTTTAGTTTCTCAAGAACAATTCTTTGTTAACAAAACCCTTTCTAGAAAA gaaaaaaagacaaaagttaaaaacatggaAAGAGAGATATGTAAATTGCATAAGACATTGGAAGACAGAAATTGCCAGCTCGAAGCTTCATCATCTGCTGCTACAAAGGTTTTAACTTTGACATACCCTTTTGTCTTTTGA